The Thermomicrobiales bacterium genome includes a window with the following:
- a CDS encoding Nif3-like dinuclear metal center hexameric protein — protein sequence MAQVDAIVQWADQRLQAATFQDVAVNGLQVAGRADVVRLAVAVSTSQRTLNAALAWGADALLVHHGLLWGSRSGPITGLFAERLRLLLANDINLIGYHLPLDGHPEIGNCALLARAAGYESAGRFALVGGEPLGVVGTRRAPHSLGELLAVMAEITGREPLAVGAVEDAPPLERVGFLTGSGYSALDEALEAGCDALVTGDIREPTMAEAREMGVVVVAAGHEATERLGVQALAAEIAAQFGVETRFFADPNPV from the coding sequence ATGGCGCAAGTCGACGCGATCGTTCAATGGGCGGATCAGCGCCTTCAGGCCGCCACGTTTCAGGATGTTGCCGTCAACGGCCTGCAGGTGGCTGGCCGAGCGGATGTGGTGCGTCTGGCCGTCGCAGTCAGCACATCGCAGCGGACGCTGAATGCGGCGCTCGCCTGGGGTGCTGACGCGTTGCTGGTGCATCACGGGCTCCTGTGGGGCAGCCGCAGCGGCCCGATCACCGGTCTGTTTGCGGAACGACTGCGCTTGCTGTTAGCCAACGACATCAACCTGATCGGCTACCACCTGCCGCTCGATGGGCACCCGGAGATCGGCAATTGCGCGCTGCTGGCGAGGGCGGCTGGGTATGAGAGCGCGGGGCGCTTCGCGCTGGTTGGCGGCGAGCCGCTCGGCGTCGTTGGCACGCGCAGGGCACCGCACTCGCTCGGCGAGCTGCTGGCCGTGATGGCGGAGATTACTGGGCGGGAGCCACTGGCTGTTGGCGCGGTTGAGGACGCTCCGCCGCTGGAGCGTGTCGGGTTCCTGACCGGCTCGGGCTATTCGGCGCTGGATGAGGCGCTGGAAGCTGGCTGCGACGCCCTGGTGACTGGCGACATTCGCGAGCCGACGATGGCCGAAGCGCGCGAGATGGGTGTCGTCGTCGTGGCTGCCGGTCACGAAGCGACCGAGCGACTTGGCGTGCAGGCATTGGCCGCCGAGATCGCCGCCCAGTTTGGCGTCGAGACGCGTTTCTTCGCCGATCCGAATCCTGTA
- a CDS encoding PHP domain-containing protein, with protein sequence MASPRTLQPTDSIDLHMHTWASDGGWDPPALAAYLAERNFRVVAVADHDTMFSVPTMQAETAKHGITLIPAVEVTTRWSDRQVHVLIYNVDLEAERTAAFRDLMALQREQLRTTSERAIELLEHHGRYIPALAEVNRGLPLTPHHVFTAMIKAGHGTNLYQAHNIVRSLGEPVIVDVPIADTVAAAHEAGAIAIVAHPGRDEGKGILTAELLDSLRQEAPVDGVEAHYRSYKDADVQRYRDYAAERGLLVSTGSDSHRPGYPVNPIAFEARWAADLLERFGIDVEPWDGPAWQPAKAAVGSAS encoded by the coding sequence ATGGCGTCACCACGCACACTCCAGCCAACCGACTCGATCGATCTGCACATGCACACCTGGGCATCTGATGGTGGCTGGGACCCTCCGGCGCTCGCTGCCTACCTGGCCGAGCGCAACTTCCGTGTCGTCGCCGTGGCGGACCATGACACGATGTTCTCCGTCCCGACCATGCAGGCCGAGACAGCCAAACACGGCATCACGCTGATTCCGGCAGTCGAGGTCACGACTCGCTGGTCCGACCGCCAGGTGCATGTCCTTATCTACAACGTGGACCTCGAAGCTGAGCGTACCGCCGCGTTCCGCGATCTGATGGCATTGCAGCGTGAGCAATTGCGCACGACATCCGAGCGCGCAATCGAGTTGCTGGAGCACCACGGACGGTACATTCCGGCGCTGGCCGAGGTGAACCGCGGCCTGCCACTGACGCCACACCACGTCTTCACCGCGATGATCAAGGCCGGGCACGGGACGAACCTGTATCAGGCGCACAACATCGTGCGCTCACTCGGCGAGCCCGTCATCGTCGATGTGCCGATCGCCGACACCGTCGCCGCCGCGCACGAGGCAGGCGCGATCGCGATCGTCGCCCACCCGGGCCGCGATGAGGGCAAGGGCATTCTGACCGCCGAGCTGCTGGACAGTCTGCGCCAGGAAGCGCCGGTCGATGGCGTCGAAGCGCACTACCGCTCGTATAAGGATGCCGATGTCCAGCGCTACCGCGACTATGCCGCCGAGCGCGGCCTGCTGGTCAGCACCGGCTCCGACTCGCACCGCCCCGGCTACCCGGTCAATCCGATTGCCTTCGAAGCCCGCTGGGCCGCCGACCTGCTGGAACGCTTCGGCATCGACGTCGAGCCGTGGGACGGCCCCGCCTGGCAGCCAGCAAAGGCGGCCGTCGGCAGCGCAAGCTGA